The Setaria italica strain Yugu1 chromosome VIII, Setaria_italica_v2.0, whole genome shotgun sequence genome includes the window TCACTTTGATTAAATGCCTAATAAACTGTGATATCAAGCTACCGATGCATAATAATGATTAATGATAACCTAATGAAAGCAATCCTTATCGGTATCAACAAAATTCAAGCAGATGTCCAGAAAGGAGGGGAACTTACAAAACAGACAGCACAGGTGCAATAGACCACTCCACGGTGATGGTGGAGTGCCACACATGTGGATTGGTAACAAGGTAGTGAAAGCCGGAGGCAGTTGCATAGCCAGTGATGCCCATGTCCGAAACCAGGGGGCGCCAGTGCTTATCCCCACTCAACCAACAGCATTGACCACCACCGTCTGAAACATGTGGACAAACTCAGTTTTAGTGATTTGGATCTCCATAAAGTAGCAGGGAATAAGTTGAATGGGCAGTCCTGCAGTCCCCGTTCACAGCCCAAACGGTTTCTAAGACCATGTGGACTTCAACTTAGGGCTAGAATTTATAAAGCCCACAGTTTATCATTACAACCCGGTCCAAAAAGACCCTAGATCATCACTGCATGGTGCAGAAGTATACTTGCAGCAAAGAGTGTCACTGCAAATAATCAAAAGCTTTCTACTTACAAGCAAACACTTCCAGTAAGAGGAAGAGGGAAACCCAAACTCAGCTGAACATGTCATATGGTTATGGTGCTACTGCTATCAATTCAAAGTTCTCAGATTTGTTAGTTTATTTATCTCATCAAGGCTCAGCAGGTAACAGAAAGTACTATATCAATCTTCTTTGAGAATAAGGGTATGAATTAGCTATCAATTATTTTATATGATAAATTGCAATAGAACTAATTTAGAAACTGCTGCATGCACATAGTAtggaatgaagaagaagaaagattgGAAATTTTCAGTTTTTAGTTAGATGATCAAACAGCAATACAGTTGATTCAGTTGGAAGTGTTTCTTACTCCTGCAGACTTTGATTAGTGATACTGTATAAGAAAATATCTCACCAGTTCATAACAAACTGCAATCATCAAATGCAACAGAATTTTCATACAAGAAATCCATTTATCATCATTAACAAATTTTCATGATTAAAATCAAATTGAGATGACCAACATTTCCTGCAGATAAACTATACCCTAAAAATGAATTGGATAACGTCAGCAGTTTAGCATATCAGTTAAAAACATGAACATGGAATTCTGCTCTACTTTTCCATCGTGCTCATCATAGAATCTTGAATCTTGAGATAGCTGATCAAGATTGTAGCCTAGTGGATGAACACAACAATTACAACTCTACATCAATCATAGGACTTTGTTACAAATCAGCACCTTCTCTCTATAAACATATTAGTTCCTCACGAGCACAAGTTCACTGCATTGAGGAAGTACAACTCAAGTTGCCAAGTTACCTGAATTATCTGGCCCAGGAGATGACATACCCAATATATATTTGTACAAAGATCAACTGTGTAAATAAGCACTGCAAATATCATGAACATGGTACAGATTTACAGCCATCAACACTGAAAAAAATAGAGTGGACACTTCCTTATTTCAGCATTATTTGTAACAGAAAAGACATCAGCTCCTAAGATGGTTTTGTAGTTTTTGAGAGCAGGCTCAGACACTAGATAAAGGAGCTTGTTATAAACTCAAGGAATTTCAAGACACTTGGTGAATGGTGATACAGAATTGAATACAACAAATGTCCACAACCACAAGTATGTTTATGCAGATACAGATACAAACATTCCATTATATCAGATAAAGAAAAACAGTAAACAAATATACCTTTCCCCCTCTATGTTAGAATCAGGTTTGCATCTGAATCTGTAGATCTATCATTCCTAAGGGGGGGTTGAGGAAAGTCCTCTTCTCTGTTTCTAAAGTCATGATAACTGAGCAGCTTGTCAGGCTGCTTTCACTACGTTAGTGAAATGGCAGGTGGACTGGTATTTAGGAAAATACATGCCATTTACCACCTGGCCTCAAGCACCTTTATTCAGGGAGAATCTTGCCTGAATCTCCCATCTTGGGACCTGAAAGAATTGCCCACGTTTTACAAGCCCGTGCCATCTGATCATAGCTTCTCCGTCAACCGAATCATGAAAGAACTGACAGCAACAACATCCAGAACAATCCATGATGACTCAAACATGTCATGGAAATAGTCTGCACCAATCTCCTCTGCTGCTGATCTGAATGCATTGCCAAACGCATTACCCTGAACAGCCCCAAGCCTTGGCTTCCCATATACCCCGACAACCAGCACCTTCTCAGGTTCCTTTGCCAAGCAAGCACAGATTAGTGGCTTCATCCTCGCACCCCTTTCCTTCAGTGCATCCATGAGAAAGAAGCAGAACTTGGTAAGTGCCTGAGGGTGGCAAAGCTTATTAGTGTCCACAGGGTCATCAAGCTTCACCCACCGGAACTTCTTGGCGCTCCGTATAAACCCTGTCTTAGTAATTGCCGAGCTTCCTTGCCTCAATATTGCCCTCTGTATTTCAATTGCAGACTGCATCCCTTTCCGCAACTGGTCAACATTGCTCAGTGACAATGCAGAGTAAGCAACCCAAAACTGCTCAGCAGCTGAAGACTCCTTTGAGTCCTTGGACTCGGCATTCAGCGATTCAAGCAAAGCTGTGACACCATATACAACATCTGCAGCAGAAACCTTGGACCTGTACCCGTGCACTCTCAAGAAGCTCCGGTAGTAGAATTCAGTGAGCCCATACTCGGGCAGGAAGCGGTCAAACTCATCCCGCATCTTGCGCTTGACCTCCATGCTCATGTACTGGAAGTTCTTCTGGCAGTCGGCAAGCGGGAACCCCATCCTCGCCAATAGCAGCTTGAGCTTCTTGAGACCATTGTCGCTCCACGTCTTGAGCTTAGTGGCGACATAGGAGGAGCAGAGCATGGAGTCGAACAAGCTCCACTCCCGCAGCAGCATGAGCCTGGGCTCGTCCTCATAGGCAATGCGGGAGGTCTCCGGCGCCCGGATCTTGGTGCCGTCCTTGAGCGTGACGACGGAGCCAACACCAGAGGGGTCGAGGTTGCCCGAGCCGTTGATGTGCTGCTCGAGCTCCATGACGGCTGCCTGGTAGCGCTCGTTGGTGATGCGGTCGTGGACGAACTGGTCGGTGAGGGCGACGCAGGCGAGCCAGAGGAGCTCGTTGGTGTTCTTGCGCAGCGCGTGGGCGAGGTCGTACATGAGGCACCCCGACGGCTTGCCGTGGAAGGTGCCGAGGCGGTAGTACTCCCGGCGCAGCTTGGCGAAGAGCCTGACGGGGTCGCCGCCTTCCGCCTCCGCGTCGTCGGAGAGCCGGCGCCTCTTCCTCCTGCCGCCGTCCTCGGCATCGGAGTCGGATTCCGAGGCATCGGAGTCTTCGTCGTCCTCGTCAGGGACGCGGAGATGGTCGTCGGCGTCCccctcggcggcgaggtcggaggCGTCGGCGAGGGATGAAAGGTCGAAGTCGTAGGAGAGATCCGCGGTGTGCTCGTCGTCGGAGGTGAATAGCACCACCACGCGGTCGTTGTGGGCGCTGAGGTTGTGGAGGTGGACGGGGCGGTGGGAGTCGACGacgaaggcggtggcggcgtggggcAGGATCCCGCGGAGGTCGCGGTGGGCGCCCCAGTTGACGAGGACGCAGCAGAgcggggcggtggtggcggagaaGGAGGCGAGGAGGTCCCTGGccctggcggcggaggcgacggggtAGATGGAGAAGCGGATGGAGTCGGCGGAGAGGACGTGGGCGAGGGCCCTGACGGCGCAGAGCgagtcggcgtcggcggcggaggggaggatcaggagcggggaggaggagcccgccgcggcggcggcggagcggaggcgcGCGTAGAAGGAGTCGACGCGCAGCTCGCGCACCATCGCCGCTGCATCAATCGGGATCGAGGGCGTGGGGAATTGGAAGTGGAGGTCGGAGCGGAGGGATTGGGAAATGGGGATCTGGGCTGGGGATggagcggcgggagggagagGGGTTTGGAGTTTGGATTTGGGCGTTTTGTGAGGGCGCGCGGGGGATCGAATTCGGAATTTCGTTTTGGGAGGGAAGACCCGCCAATTGCACATTGCCCGAACTCTGGACTGTGACATGTGGGTCCATCTATATGTGGGCTGCAAGATGGGCTTGGCCCAGTTAATGTTGGACCAGCAACTTCTTGGGCCAAAATATTTGAGCTGAGCTGGAAACACTTGTTGCAGACAATATTTTCTAGCAGCAGACTTCAAAATGAATTATCGATAGTGGAATTGCCCAGCTTTGATCAGCTCCATAGAAATGAATTATCGATAGTGAATTTTCTCTAACAACTCGTGCATGTGTTTTGCATGCTCCACCACTACAAAGGAAAGAGTAGCCAGAGCTCGAATGTATACGTAAAAGGAGCTGCAACACCAAGGTTGCAAAATCGCACCCAATCAGAATGAAGCACCCAGCCTTTGCAGCCCCAATCTATATAAGAGCTAGCAACACATTGAGGTGAGGTCCAAGAACATCCACACGTACATGCACGTAGATCCATTCATTGCCTCGACCATGATCGACATGCGCTGAAAGCGAAATGCTCAGCCATACGCAAGGTGCTCCTGCTCCGTATATACCTGCAAGCTGGCGCAAGTTGAAAGGTTCGATAACTTGATCCTGGAGAGCAAAGCACATGCATCAAGTGACCTAGGTTGTGCTTCAACCCGTACGAGCGCACGGACCAGCAGCTGACCTTTTGGTCATTGACGCACTCTCCAAGTCATGAGTAGTAGGTGAGGAAGATTCAATACGACCATCCTTTGCAGGGTTCGCGATAGAGAGGTACTTGCTATAGAAATTGGCAagactcaaccactacattccaaGAATATGCTGTACATTTTGGTAAAAAAAGAATTCTAATCGTACACCCTAACCAAGTCATGTTAGTCATGCCACCGGGGTCACGTTCACAATGTGACCCTAATCCTTCGCACCTTCGCCCAAATGATCTTGAATGGGCCTTAGATTTCGGACATTGAATGTGCTCACAACCATCGCCTCGCTCTGCCAAGTTTGCCGAGTACCTTCACTTCGCGCTCTCCAACGCGAGAACCTGCAGACACGATCAAAACAATTTCCCCGCACCCTCGCAAGCGAGGTGATGAAGGTAAGAAAAGGAAACGAGGGTGTTAGCTTTGAGCGAGGGTGAAGATCATTTCGATTATTATTGTGATGATCCAATTCTCTAAAGCGACATGCGAGGGTGACGTTTACAATCCGGATCCAGATTCCCAACAATAGCCCTTCGGGGGCGAGGTCCAACTCCAGCAGGCTGAACCCTCGAAATATCATTTGATCTCGATCAAGGATTGAAAAACGTCTCCTTGCTTGCTGGATTGGATCTCTCTGCGAAGGTAGTTAAATGACTATTTTGCCCTTGCTTTTTTTACCGTTGAGCATGGTTACCAAAACGGCACCTTTTTGAGCCTATAAATAGATGGGGGTTGCGGTAACTATTCTGCACCCTCATTTTGACAAGTACCCTCACTGCTTTCTGATTTCGTTCTTTGAGATTCGTGCATCCTTTCGATTCATCCTTTGTTGATCTAGCGAAAGTGATTTTCTTTCTTTAAGTTAGCACTGCACTTGGTATGAATTGAATGTTATCTTATAcgaatttatttttttgatagATCAAGTGGCACGCGTTAAAAGTACTGCTAGACTGATGATGACTGAGGAGGAGCTGGTTGCTGCCAATCTAATGGATCCCAACGCTCAAGGAAACCCTGTTGCCAATCTGGCGAATCCGATTGCTCATGATATCCTGGTCAACAATCCGGTGCATCCTGATATTGAACCACCTCACATGGGAGATGAAGACCTGGGCGGCACTCAACACGCCCGCGAAGGTAACAGTTCATCTGAGGGGGGATCTAATGAGGATAGATCTAGCGATTATGATGATGGCGATACTGCTGAGGGtgtagaagaaggagaagaagaagaaggcgaggaTCTTGAAGATGTGGATGCTAATGTGAACGATCTAGTTGCAGAAACTCCCATTAGTTGTTTTTTTGGCCGTTCTTTGGTTAGTCAGAATGACATTGACTTCTATGTCGAGAAAGGATATTTCAACACTAGAGATTGTCGGCTCCCTGGAGATGAGGATATTCCTATTCCACAGCCTAATGAGTGCGTGGTATTTTGAGATTTCTTCGTGACTGGGCTAAGATTTCCATTGGAAAAAACTTCCGCAGATGTTCTTGCTACATACAAGGTCAGGATTACTAACCCCAAATTCTATCCCCCAGCTCCTAAAATATTTTTGGTGTAGTCGTTCTTTTGAAGGTGAAATAGATGCAGAGTCTTTCTCCTGCCATTTTGAATTGCATCTCCAAAAGAAGCATATTATTGTTAGTGAAGAAGAATTCGAGGCGCAGTATGGATGCTGCACTTTCCGAACACGGTGGTTGGGTCGAAACATAATGCCAGTTGCCCTCGCCCTGAGCTAGAAAAATAAGTGATCAAACAAGTAGGATTCGTATTGGTTCTATGCAACCATTCCTGTTGTTGCTGGAAAAGATTCTGAGGGTAAGGAAATTTTGGAGTACCCTGTGGCCTGCAAGATCAAGTATATGGAACTGGAATTTGTGCCCACTTAGCCGTCAAAGCCGCTCTTCACCAGGGACATCTGCTTATTTCCAAGCCAGTCAAGTTGTTTCTAGTCGAGATGC containing:
- the LOC101769438 gene encoding cell division control protein 45 homolog; the protein is MVRELRVDSFYARLRSAAAAAGSSSPLLILPSAADADSLCAVRALAHVLSADSIRFSIYPVASAARARDLLASFSATTAPLCCVLVNWGAHRDLRGILPHAATAFVVDSHRPVHLHNLSAHNDRVVVLFTSDDEHTADLSYDFDLSSLADASDLAAEGDADDHLRVPDEDDEDSDASESDSDAEDGGRRKRRRLSDDAEAEGGDPVRLFAKLRREYYRLGTFHGKPSGCLMYDLAHALRKNTNELLWLACVALTDQFVHDRITNERYQAAVMELEQHINGSGNLDPSGVGSVVTLKDGTKIRAPETSRIAYEDEPRLMLLREWSLFDSMLCSSYVATKLKTWSDNGLKKLKLLLARMGFPLADCQKNFQYMSMEVKRKMRDEFDRFLPEYGLTEFYYRSFLRVHGYRSKVSAADVVYGVTALLESLNAESKDSKESSAAEQFWVAYSALSLSNVDQLRKGMQSAIEIQRAILRQGSSAITKTGFIRSAKKFRWVKLDDPVDTNKLCHPQALTKFCFFLMDALKERGARMKPLICACLAKEPEKVLVVGVYGKPRLGAVQGNAFGNAFRSAAEEIGADYFHDMFESSWIVLDVVAVSSFMIRLTEKL